The window GCGCCCGGACCTCCTGGACGGCCGCCGGCAATTTCGCCACGGGCGCGAACAACAGGTACAGGTTGCCGATCATCGAGCCGAAGCCGAGGAACAGCATTTCCATACCGCTGTGCCCGAGGCCGAAAAACACGCCGTTGTGCCAGCGATGCGGCGGTTTCAAGATATACCGCAGCACCAGATAACGGCCGCTTTCTTCAAACAGACCGGCGGTGAAGCACAGCATGACCAGCCACGACCATTCGATCACGGGGCTGCTTTTGATCCAATCCGCCAAAAAATGCGAAGCGAGCTGAACCGCCGGGACGCGGGTCATGATCTGAAAGACGAAAAAAGTCACGTACCCGAGGATGAAATAAAGCCACTTCCCGTCGGTTTTCTTACGCCAGATAATCCCAGCGACGATCGGGAAAAGCAGATTGAATAAACCGACCAGGACCAGCGTGACGATCAGCGGAATATTCATGGGCCGAAAAATCCCCTTGGTTTCGTCCGCTTTAGCACGATTGACCTCCCCCGGCAATTTGGAATACCCGAGCTATATCTCCAACCCGCGTGAGCTTTGAGCGATATTCCGGATGAAGGCCGGGGCCGATCGGGTTATATTAAAGGCGAAATGAGAACCACGGCCCCGAGTCTCACCCCCATCCGAAAAAACGCGTTGCGGCGACAATTAACGGCTTGGTTCCGCGCCAATGCCCGCGAATTTCCCTGGCGAAGCGAACCGACGCCATACCGCGTCTGGGTCTGCGAGATCATGGCCCAACAGACGCGCTTGGAGACCGTATTGCCGTATTTCGAGCGATTCACGACGCGGTTTCCGGATATCGCTGCCCTCGCCGCCGCTTCCGAGGATGACGTCCTGGCGCTCTGGTCGGGGCTGGGCTATTACAGCCGGGCGCGTCATCTTTGGCGCGCGGCGCGAATGCTCGTCGACGATTTCGCCGGCGAACTGCCGCACGATTCGGCGGCCTTGCAGTCGTTGCCCGGCATCGGCCGCTACACCGCCGGCGCCATCCTTTCCCTTGCTTTCCGGCAATCGGCCCCGATTCTGGACGGCAACGTCAGTCGCGTGCTGGCGCGGTTGTTCGCCCTCGAAACGGATATCCGTTCGACGGAAACGCGGCATGTTCTTTGGCGGCTGGCGGCCGAATTGGTGCCGGAGCGTAATCCTCATCTTTTCAATGAGGGCCTGATGGAACTGGGCGCGCTGATTTGCACGCCCACCCGTCCGGCCTGCGGTTCCTGTCCGCTACGGCGGCAATGTCTGGCCCTGGCGCAGGAGAAAACCGAAATTCTGCCGAGGCGCGGAAAAGCGGCGCCGGCTCGCGCGGTCGACTTGCTAGTCGCGGCGATTTTCAACCGCCACGGACGGGTTCTGCTGTTGCGCAATGAATCGATAGGCTTGTTCGGCGGTTTGTGGGCATTGCCGCAGATCGCGGCTAACCGCCGGGATTCGATTCGTGTCGATAAACAAGAATTGAGCGGCTTTTGCCGCGAGTTGCTCGGCGCATCCCCGGCAAAATGGGATCGCGTCGGGAAAGCGGAACATCAACTGAGCCACCGCCGGTTGATCGCCACGGTTTATCGCGGCCGGCTCGACCGGATGGAACCGACACTCGCGCGGCCGCATCGTTGGATCGACCCGCTGAAACCGCCGGCCGATCTCGCCCTGGCGGCGTTTACCCGCAAATTGCTGCGGTTGGGCAAGGAATGAACCCGATGGAAGAAAAAATCACGGAACTGGCGCGGCGGATCGGGCAGGCGAAAAAAATCGTGGTCTTGTCCGGCGCCGGCTTGTCGGCCGAGAGCGGCATCCCCACGTTTCGCGGCGCCGACGGACTTTGGCAGAAATACAACATCTTCGAAATCGCCACCCCCGAAGCCTTCGAACGCGATCCGGAAATGGTGTGGGGGTTTTACAACCAGCGGCGGACCGACGCGCTGGCTTGCGAACCCAATCCGGCGCACTACGCCTTGCGCGAACTGGAAGAACTGGTCCCGGACTTCCTGCACATCACCCAGAACGTGGACAACCTTGCGCAGCGGGTCGGCATGAAAAATATCCTGGAGTTGCATGGCAACCTGTTCGCCACCCGTTGTTCGCAGTGCGACAGCCCTCATCCGCATCTGGATGGGATCGTGCCTTTTCCCACTCATTGCCAACGCTGCGGCGCCCTGGTGCGGCCGGGAGTGGTCTGGTTCGGCGAATCGGTCAATAAAATCGGCGAGGCGGCGCACGCCTTGCGCGCTTGCCAAGTATTCCTGGTGATCGGCACCAGCGCTCAAGTGCAACCGGCGGCCTCGCTGGCGTTGCTGGCCAAGCAGCAAAATGCCTACGTGGCCGAATTTAATGTCGAGGAAACGGACTTGTCCGACACCCTGGATCTGTTGGTTCTCGGTCCGGCCGGCGAAACCCTGCCGAGGCTGATCGATCGGCTGAAACAACACGCCCGCTGACCTAACCTCGCCCGGCCCTGGTTGGCGTTTATTTTTCGGGCGGCTATACTGATCGCCGTTCACGGAAAGAAATCGAAGCGTTGCCGATTGGGAAAAAACCACGTTCGTTCACGATTTGCCGCGAGCCGCGAGGGAGTAAATCATCATGCCGCATAAACTGGATCAACTGGCGATCAACACCATTCGTTTTCTGGCGGTGGACGCGGTGCAAGCCGCCAATTCCGGCCACCCGGGCGCGCCGCTCGGCGCGGCGCCGATGGCCTACGTTTTATGGGACCGGGTGCTCCGTCATCATCCGCGCCAACCCCGCTGGTTCAACCGCGATCGGTTCGTGCTTTCCGCCGGCCACGCCTCGGCGATGCTCTACGCTTTGCTGCACCTGACGGGATACGATCTATCGCTCGACGACATCAAGAATTTCCGGCAATGGGGCAGCAAGACTCCGGGGCACCCGGAATACGGCGAAGTGCCCGGCGTCGAGGTTACGACCGGCCCGCTCGGCCAGGGATTCGCCCACGGCGTCGGCATGGCGCTCGCCGAAAAATGGCTGGCCGCCCGCTACAACCGGCCCGGCCACGCGATCATCGACCACTTCACCTACGCCATCGTTTCCGACGGCGATTTGCAGGAAGGCATCAGCTACGAAGCGGCGAGCCTCGCCGGTCATCTGCGGCTCGGCAAGCTGATCTATCTTTACGATGACAACGGCATTCAGATCGAGGGATCGACCGGCACCAATTTCACAGAA is drawn from Myxococcales bacterium and contains these coding sequences:
- a CDS encoding YhfC family intramembrane metalloprotease produces the protein MNIPLIVTLVLVGLFNLLFPIVAGIIWRKKTDGKWLYFILGYVTFFVFQIMTRVPAVQLASHFLADWIKSSPVIEWSWLVMLCFTAGLFEESGRYLVLRYILKPPHRWHNGVFFGLGHSGMEMLFLGFGSMIGNLYLLFAPVAKLPAAVQEVRAQLEVLPLYMPLVGSVERILATFAHIAFTLLVLRAVRAGRRAVRWWLAAIAAHGLLNLVAVTAMKLANIWVAEGLLVLLTGVAIWWIRHEKLAEPEISSPEPTLIADQPQ
- the mutY gene encoding A/G-specific adenine glycosylase, with protein sequence MRRQLTAWFRANAREFPWRSEPTPYRVWVCEIMAQQTRLETVLPYFERFTTRFPDIAALAAASEDDVLALWSGLGYYSRARHLWRAARMLVDDFAGELPHDSAALQSLPGIGRYTAGAILSLAFRQSAPILDGNVSRVLARLFALETDIRSTETRHVLWRLAAELVPERNPHLFNEGLMELGALICTPTRPACGSCPLRRQCLALAQEKTEILPRRGKAAPARAVDLLVAAIFNRHGRVLLLRNESIGLFGGLWALPQIAANRRDSIRVDKQELSGFCRELLGASPAKWDRVGKAEHQLSHRRLIATVYRGRLDRMEPTLARPHRWIDPLKPPADLALAAFTRKLLRLGKE
- a CDS encoding NAD-dependent deacylase → MEEKITELARRIGQAKKIVVLSGAGLSAESGIPTFRGADGLWQKYNIFEIATPEAFERDPEMVWGFYNQRRTDALACEPNPAHYALRELEELVPDFLHITQNVDNLAQRVGMKNILELHGNLFATRCSQCDSPHPHLDGIVPFPTHCQRCGALVRPGVVWFGESVNKIGEAAHALRACQVFLVIGTSAQVQPAASLALLAKQQNAYVAEFNVEETDLSDTLDLLVLGPAGETLPRLIDRLKQHAR